A window from Danio aesculapii chromosome 6, fDanAes4.1, whole genome shotgun sequence encodes these proteins:
- the csrp1b gene encoding cysteine and glycine-rich protein 1b translates to MPLGGGNKCGCCKKTVYFAEEVQCEGQSFHKSCFLCMVCRKNLDSTTVAVHQDEIYCKSCYGKKYGPKGYGFGGGAGTLSMDGGEALGIKPAGETSHRPTNNPNPSKFAQKLGGSDVCPRCGNAVYAAEKVVGGGNSWHKSCFRCAKCGKSLESTTLADKDGEIYCKGCYAKNFGPKGFGFGQGAGALAHSQ, encoded by the exons ATGCCGCTCGGAGGAGGAAACAAGTGTGGCTGCTGTAAGAAGACGGTGTATTTCGCAGAGGAGGTCCAGTGTGAGGGACAGAGCTTCCACAAGTCCTGCTTTCTGTGCA TGGTGTGCAGAAAGAATCTGGACAGTACAACAGTAGCTGTGCATCAGGATGAGATCTACTGCAAATCCTGCTACGGCAAGAAATACGGCCCGAAAGGCTACGGCTTTGGTGGAGGAGCAGGAACTCTGAGCATGGATGGGGGTGAAGCTCTGGGAATCAAACCGGCTGG AGAAACATCTCATCGTCCAACCAACAACCCCAACCCATCAAAATTTGCGCAGAAGCTTGGTGGTTCAGATGTTTGTCCCCGCTGTGGAAATGCCGTTTATGCCGCAGAGAAGGTGGTTGGAGGAGGAAAC TCTTGGCATAAAAGCTGCTTCAGATGCGCAAAGTGTGGAAAGAGTCTGGAATCCACCACTTTAGCTGATAAAGATGGAGAGATTTATTGTAAAG GGTGCTATGCCAAGAACTTTGGACCGAAGGGCTTTGGGTTTGGTCAGGGAGCTGGTGCTTTGGCTCATTCCCAGTAA